The proteins below come from a single Bdellovibrionales bacterium genomic window:
- the prpB gene encoding methylisocitrate lyase: protein MLFPEITPAQKRKNLRDALKSGKLLQFPGSWSPLVSMAIEKEGFDGVYISGSVLSNDLGYPDIGLTSLTEVAQRGRQIARTTKLPTIIDIDTGFGEPMSATRTVQEMIEMGLAGCHIEDQINPKRCGHLDGKGLVGADDMIRKVAAAARGKKLDENFLLIARTDARAVEGLDKAIDRAKAYIDAGADCIFTEALENEKEFETFRKAVNVPLLANMTEFGKGRLYTYQELANIGYNIVIYPVTTFRLAMGATVSGLHEIKAKGTQEGLLDKMQHRKDLYTLTRYDEYNSFDSNIFNFTVKK from the coding sequence ATGCTGTTTCCAGAAATTACACCTGCACAAAAACGTAAGAACCTCCGCGATGCTCTGAAATCCGGAAAACTCCTTCAGTTTCCTGGCTCGTGGTCACCACTGGTGAGCATGGCCATTGAGAAAGAAGGCTTTGACGGCGTGTACATTTCTGGATCCGTGCTTTCGAATGACCTGGGCTATCCAGACATCGGTTTGACGTCACTGACTGAGGTAGCTCAGCGTGGACGTCAAATCGCTCGCACGACCAAACTGCCAACCATCATCGACATCGACACCGGCTTCGGCGAGCCTATGAGCGCCACCCGCACGGTTCAAGAAATGATCGAGATGGGTTTGGCGGGTTGTCACATTGAAGATCAAATCAATCCAAAGCGCTGTGGTCATCTTGATGGCAAAGGCCTTGTGGGTGCTGACGATATGATCCGCAAAGTCGCAGCAGCGGCGCGCGGAAAAAAATTAGACGAGAACTTCCTCTTGATCGCGCGTACGGATGCCCGTGCCGTTGAGGGTTTGGATAAAGCCATCGACCGCGCCAAGGCTTACATTGACGCCGGTGCAGACTGTATTTTTACGGAGGCACTTGAAAACGAGAAGGAGTTCGAAACCTTCCGTAAAGCCGTCAACGTTCCACTTCTGGCGAACATGACTGAATTCGGCAAAGGTCGTTTGTACACGTATCAAGAACTTGCAAACATTGGTTACAACATCGTGATCTATCCGGTAACGACATTCCGTCTGGCAATGGGCGCAACCGTGAGTGGTCTCCATGAAATCAAAGCTAAGGGCACTCAAGAAGGCCTCTTAGACAAAATGCAACATCGCAAAGACTTGTACACTCTTACTCGTTATGACGAATACAATTCTTTTGATTCCAATATCTTCAATTTCACCGTTAAGAAGTAA
- a CDS encoding GHKL domain-containing protein has protein sequence MIGFSFPRAALGLTVFLSLSLGWISFQYYRQQSELVRFFEQEAAGISTAKDLTIELLAFSTSPTVSKLRAQTTFNLLLQPNVMNLIGRNDLKQDIHTLAKEFPEKTEDPLTDAQVHQIAQLLKNALRSVIEQTNLILDPSFHTYYFVDALFSQFPDVIYHNHSWQELLAFRENKNQEALFAEIGARRAAFENYQESLRKAVTEGSEAVREQDAPLSVEDLTAQTLPLFKSITAPGKIDENLFNAQLSQWREESVKVLERESKAFTELNQKRLSSTVSTLTISLGVFFASWVISLAFLIFIVRSFLLSRNVLHRVIRAQRDALSRAQKLATLGEMTASIGHEITNPLAVIRATTDLLEKNFGEAQPGIYKHSERIRRMAIRIEEIVRNMKTFLNGDKEEAAEAIPVDIIKILEEVREDFQARLETANVHLEIDSEHAKSLLVMGNYGEFLQVFTNLVSNAMDAMKEQAGHKEIAIRIHSSEAFTEIEVQDTGPGVPPELRRHIFEALFTTKTAGEGTGLGLSIAQRIVSRYQGRLRLTDKGPGACFEVVLNRYLAA, from the coding sequence TTGATAGGTTTTTCCTTTCCCCGCGCGGCTTTGGGTTTGACCGTTTTCTTATCCCTTTCCCTGGGGTGGATCTCTTTTCAATACTATCGGCAGCAATCCGAACTTGTGCGGTTCTTTGAACAAGAAGCTGCCGGCATCAGTACAGCCAAAGATTTAACCATAGAGCTCCTCGCCTTCTCGACAAGCCCAACCGTCTCTAAACTACGAGCTCAAACCACTTTCAATCTTCTGCTGCAACCAAACGTCATGAACCTGATCGGACGTAATGACTTAAAACAAGACATCCACACCCTTGCCAAGGAATTCCCAGAAAAAACCGAGGACCCGCTCACGGATGCCCAAGTCCATCAAATAGCTCAACTGCTGAAGAATGCACTCCGCTCCGTTATTGAGCAAACCAATCTGATTTTGGACCCGTCCTTCCATACTTACTATTTTGTTGATGCTCTTTTTTCCCAATTCCCGGATGTAATTTACCACAATCATTCGTGGCAAGAGCTCTTGGCCTTTCGTGAAAACAAAAACCAAGAAGCTCTTTTTGCCGAGATCGGTGCGCGCCGGGCGGCCTTCGAAAATTATCAAGAGTCTCTTCGCAAGGCCGTCACAGAAGGCTCAGAGGCCGTTCGCGAACAAGATGCCCCTCTTTCCGTTGAAGACTTAACGGCGCAGACTCTGCCGTTGTTTAAATCCATCACGGCCCCAGGCAAAATCGACGAGAACCTTTTCAATGCCCAGCTTTCACAGTGGCGCGAAGAGTCCGTTAAAGTTCTTGAGCGCGAGTCCAAGGCTTTTACCGAACTCAATCAGAAGCGCCTTTCAAGCACGGTCAGTACTTTGACGATTTCACTCGGCGTTTTCTTTGCTTCGTGGGTTATTTCACTGGCCTTTTTAATCTTTATCGTTCGCTCGTTCTTGCTTTCACGCAACGTGCTTCACAGAGTCATCCGGGCTCAGCGTGATGCTCTTTCAAGAGCTCAGAAGCTTGCAACTCTTGGCGAGATGACGGCGAGCATAGGACATGAAATCACCAACCCCCTTGCGGTCATTCGTGCCACGACGGATTTGCTAGAAAAAAACTTTGGCGAAGCCCAACCGGGTATTTATAAACACTCCGAACGGATCCGGCGCATGGCCATTCGCATTGAAGAGATCGTCCGCAATATGAAGACTTTCCTCAACGGCGATAAAGAAGAGGCCGCCGAAGCCATTCCCGTCGATATCATCAAGATCCTCGAGGAAGTCCGCGAAGATTTTCAAGCGCGCTTGGAGACCGCCAACGTTCATCTTGAAATTGACAGCGAACACGCCAAATCACTGCTCGTGATGGGAAACTACGGAGAATTTCTGCAGGTTTTCACCAACCTTGTCAGCAACGCGATGGATGCAATGAAGGAACAAGCCGGCCATAAAGAAATCGCCATCCGCATTCATAGCTCCGAAGCCTTTACCGAAATCGAAGTGCAGGACACAGGTCCTGGAGTTCCCCCGGAGCTGCGACGACACATCTTCGAAGCACTCTTTACCACTAAAACTGCCGGCGAAGGTACGGGTCTTGGCTTAAGCATCGCTCAGCGAATCGTCAGCCGTTACCAAGGGCGCCTGCGACTCACCGATAAAGGCCCGGGAGCGTGTTTCGAAGTCGTCTTAAATCGGTATCTTGCGGCCTAA
- a CDS encoding L,D-transpeptidase family protein, protein MKYILAVLFLVSSAKVFAADLCDYEKQFDSLPEISEETFKAFLYSGQNVDQILISKKKRHIYLFSGKNVVKSFVTAFGDPNGPKHFDGDMKTPEGVYYIDSKNPRSAFHLSLHISYPNAADIAYAKKFGKSPGGDIMIHGFPKDPFARGFVEQAHPLDWTRGCVAVTDPEIEQIYAIVPKQTPVTICPL, encoded by the coding sequence ATGAAATATATCTTGGCTGTTCTTTTTTTGGTTTCTTCGGCGAAAGTTTTTGCAGCAGATCTCTGCGATTACGAAAAGCAATTCGATAGCCTTCCAGAAATCAGCGAAGAGACCTTCAAGGCCTTTTTGTACTCAGGTCAAAACGTTGATCAAATTCTGATCTCGAAGAAAAAACGCCACATTTATCTTTTTAGCGGCAAAAATGTCGTCAAGTCTTTCGTCACCGCCTTCGGGGATCCGAATGGACCGAAGCATTTTGATGGCGATATGAAAACACCTGAGGGAGTTTACTATATTGACAGTAAAAATCCGCGCAGTGCTTTTCATTTGAGCCTGCATATTTCTTATCCCAATGCCGCAGATATTGCTTATGCTAAAAAGTTCGGAAAATCTCCGGGTGGAGATATCATGATTCATGGCTTTCCGAAGGATCCCTTTGCACGCGGTTTTGTCGAGCAAGCTCATCCCCTCGATTGGACTCGCGGATGCGTCGCAGTGACGGATCCGGAGATCGAGCAGATTTATGCCATCGTGCCCAAGCAGACACCAGTGACAATTTGCCCCCTTTAA